A genomic window from Fibrobacterota bacterium includes:
- a CDS encoding sigma-54-dependent Fis family transcriptional regulator, producing the protein MSRTGTVDIVVVDDEKEMALALRDLLEAEGFRADATTDPREALLRVREGKVRVILSDVNMPGMSGMDLVRETRRVDNSVPVLLVTAFATMDAAMEAVRAGAYHYLTKPVQIDDLLLWVRRALEEVRLRSELAGLKGADESLHSLNIAMQKVLSQVPRLAQLSSTVLVTGESGTGKERVSRALHFLSHRAEMPFVPLNCGAIPENLIESELFGHEEGAFTGAVRTQEGLFQVAGEGTLFLDEIGELPLLMQTKLLRVLQEGRFRRIGSRKELELKARVVVATNRDLADEVRNGRFREDLYYRLKVIPIHLPPLRERVEDVVPLANRILDRYCQRAGMPGRRLSKEAQSLLLAHRWPGNIRELGNAMERAMAFCDRDILQPEDFAFLKEESARLGGDDPLETDWPSLEELERRYVEKVLARTGGHRTRACEILGIDPKTLYRKLREG; encoded by the coding sequence ATGAGCAGAACCGGAACAGTGGACATCGTCGTCGTCGACGATGAAAAGGAAATGGCCTTGGCGCTTCGGGACCTTCTCGAGGCGGAAGGTTTTCGCGCCGACGCGACCACCGATCCCCGCGAGGCTCTGCTGCGCGTGCGGGAAGGCAAGGTCCGCGTCATCCTCTCGGACGTGAACATGCCGGGAATGAGCGGGATGGACCTGGTGCGCGAGACGCGTCGCGTGGACAATTCCGTGCCCGTGCTTCTCGTGACCGCATTCGCGACCATGGATGCGGCCATGGAGGCGGTTCGGGCCGGGGCCTACCACTATCTGACAAAACCCGTCCAGATCGACGACCTCCTCCTGTGGGTGCGACGCGCCTTGGAAGAGGTCCGGCTCCGTTCCGAGCTCGCCGGACTCAAGGGCGCGGACGAATCCCTCCACAGCCTCAACATCGCCATGCAGAAGGTGCTCAGCCAGGTGCCGCGCTTGGCGCAGCTTTCCAGCACGGTTCTGGTGACCGGCGAATCCGGCACGGGCAAGGAGCGGGTTTCGCGAGCGCTGCACTTTTTGAGCCATCGCGCGGAGATGCCCTTCGTGCCGCTCAACTGCGGGGCGATTCCGGAAAACCTCATCGAATCCGAGCTGTTCGGACATGAGGAGGGCGCCTTCACCGGGGCGGTCCGTACCCAGGAGGGCCTGTTCCAGGTGGCCGGCGAAGGAACGCTCTTTTTGGACGAAATCGGCGAACTCCCGCTGTTGATGCAGACCAAACTCCTTCGCGTGCTGCAGGAGGGACGTTTCCGGCGCATCGGCTCGCGCAAGGAGCTGGAGCTCAAGGCGCGCGTGGTGGTGGCCACCAACCGGGATCTGGCCGACGAGGTCCGCAACGGACGCTTTCGCGAAGACCTGTACTATCGCCTCAAGGTGATCCCCATCCATCTGCCCCCCTTGCGGGAGCGGGTGGAGGATGTGGTGCCGCTGGCCAACCGCATCTTGGACAGATATTGTCAGAGGGCGGGGATGCCCGGCCGCAGGCTTTCCAAGGAAGCCCAAAGCCTCCTGTTGGCCCACCGGTGGCCGGGGAACATCCGCGAATTGGGCAACGCCATGGAGCGCGCGATGGCCTTCTGCGATCGCGACATCCTCCAGCCGGAGGACTTCGCCTTCCTCAAGGAGGAAAGCGCACGGCTGGGCGGCGACGACCCGCTGGAAACCGATTGGCCCAGCCTGGAAGAGCTGGAACGGCGCTACGTGGAGAAGGTCCTGGCCCGCACGGGCGGGCACCGCACGCGCGCCTGCGAGATTCTGGGGATCGATCCCAAAACGCTGTATCGGAAGCTGCGCGAGGGCTGA
- a CDS encoding TetR/AcrR family transcriptional regulator, translated as MNEPISKRSSVTRDLILEAASLLVQEQGASALTLDATCAKAGMSKGGLLYHFRSKDELMLALLDYQHRAMEVFILEAFERDPHPDLPGRHHRALIHAIFQLLASENPTQFAIVGGIAVQLMATGGQCHQALQEHFCCKMEAWSSMMNQDGLPPLASWLIHCTIDGIITHQIMHQKLPDRAILDQMRTHLIGLATPQDVVHQTHNPRETE; from the coding sequence GTGAACGAGCCAATCAGCAAACGATCGAGTGTGACCCGGGATTTGATCCTGGAAGCAGCCAGCCTTCTCGTCCAGGAGCAGGGGGCTTCCGCCCTGACGTTGGACGCGACCTGCGCCAAGGCGGGCATGAGCAAAGGTGGGCTCCTGTACCACTTTCGCTCCAAGGACGAACTCATGCTTGCCTTGCTGGACTACCAGCACCGGGCCATGGAAGTGTTCATCCTGGAGGCGTTCGAGCGCGATCCCCATCCGGATCTGCCCGGCCGACACCACCGAGCGCTCATCCATGCCATCTTCCAGCTGCTGGCGTCGGAGAACCCCACCCAGTTCGCCATCGTCGGCGGCATCGCCGTCCAGTTGATGGCCACCGGAGGCCAATGCCATCAGGCATTGCAGGAACACTTCTGCTGCAAGATGGAAGCCTGGTCGAGCATGATGAACCAGGACGGCCTGCCGCCCCTGGCCAGCTGGCTCATCCACTGCACCATCGATGGCATCATCACCCACCAGATCATGCACCAGAAATTGCCGGATCGAGCCATTCTCGACCAGATGCGTACGCATCTGATCGGTCTGGCCACCCCTCAAGACGTCGTTCATCAAACCCACAACCCACGGGAGACGGAATGA
- a CDS encoding DUF5360 family protein: MPSSEQPSWVRVLLTLFVAVDTGFVLYWCITALHLLPPEWLYKDHANPLLVAWNWSFLPLDLAISATGYLALAMWKGRRPAWRKWAIVSLALTSASGLQAVSFWAIRSDFDPFWWAPNLFLLAYPWVFLPRLVAADEE, translated from the coding sequence ATGCCTTCCTCCGAACAGCCTTCCTGGGTACGCGTCCTGTTGACGTTATTTGTCGCCGTGGATACCGGGTTCGTCCTCTACTGGTGCATCACGGCGTTGCATCTGCTGCCGCCCGAGTGGCTGTACAAGGATCACGCCAACCCTCTGCTCGTGGCTTGGAATTGGTCCTTCCTGCCTCTGGATCTCGCCATTTCCGCCACCGGCTACTTGGCGTTGGCGATGTGGAAGGGGCGCAGGCCTGCATGGAGGAAATGGGCGATCGTCAGTCTCGCCCTGACCTCCGCTTCCGGACTCCAGGCCGTATCGTTCTGGGCCATCCGGTCCGATTTCGATCCGTTCTGGTGGGCTCCGAACCTGTTTCTACTCGCCTACCCCTGGGTTTTCCTGCCCAGGCTGGTCGCCGCCGACGAGGAGTAG
- a CDS encoding glutamate-5-semialdehyde dehydrogenase: protein MNLKAIAATYACAAKEASRELVSFDAVRRSRAIVAIAEALEAQIGAIVEENAKDLEQGTLDGLSSAMLDRLKLDPNRLKGMARDLREIASQSDPIGREISRETRSNGLDIAKVSVPLGVVFFIYESRPNVTTDAAALCLRSGNAILLRGGKEAIHSNRFLGALIQGALATAGLPAKAVQLVTETDRELVGELLQRDRELDLVIPRGGEGLIRAVSEQSKIPVLKHYKGVCHVYVHPTADPDLAVEVVHNSKVQRPSACNASETLLLDRALDAGVARRILQRLLDAGVELRGDGACRTRHFDLPWTDATESDWDEEYLSLTISVAQVDGVQEALDHIAAHGSSHTEAILCRDQAAAEQFVLGCDSSSVMVNTSTRFADGGEYGLGAEIGISTDKLHARGPMGAADLCTYKWIVRGTGQVRG from the coding sequence ATGAATCTGAAAGCCATCGCCGCCACCTACGCTTGTGCCGCCAAGGAAGCCAGCCGGGAACTCGTGAGCTTCGACGCCGTCCGACGCAGCCGCGCCATCGTCGCCATCGCCGAGGCCCTCGAGGCGCAGATCGGGGCGATCGTGGAAGAAAACGCCAAGGACCTGGAACAAGGCACCCTCGACGGCCTGTCCAGCGCCATGCTCGATCGTCTGAAGCTGGATCCCAACAGGCTCAAGGGAATGGCCCGCGACCTGCGCGAGATCGCCAGCCAAAGCGACCCCATCGGCCGCGAGATTTCCCGCGAGACCCGCTCCAACGGTTTGGACATCGCCAAGGTGAGCGTCCCGCTGGGGGTGGTGTTCTTCATCTACGAATCGCGGCCCAACGTCACCACGGACGCGGCTGCGCTCTGCCTGCGTTCCGGAAACGCCATTTTGCTGCGCGGCGGCAAGGAAGCCATCCACTCCAATCGGTTCCTGGGTGCCCTCATCCAGGGTGCCCTGGCCACCGCGGGCCTCCCCGCCAAGGCGGTCCAATTGGTGACAGAAACCGACCGCGAACTGGTGGGCGAACTCCTCCAGCGCGATCGCGAACTGGACCTGGTGATCCCCCGCGGCGGCGAAGGACTCATCCGCGCCGTGTCCGAGCAATCCAAGATCCCCGTGCTCAAACACTACAAGGGCGTCTGCCACGTGTACGTGCATCCCACGGCGGATCCTGACCTGGCCGTGGAAGTGGTCCACAATTCCAAGGTCCAACGGCCCAGCGCCTGCAACGCCTCCGAGACGCTGCTGCTGGATCGCGCGCTGGATGCCGGTGTCGCCCGCCGCATCCTGCAGCGCCTGTTGGATGCCGGGGTGGAGCTTCGCGGCGACGGAGCCTGCCGCACGCGCCACTTCGACCTTCCCTGGACGGATGCGACGGAATCCGACTGGGACGAGGAATACCTCTCCTTGACGATTTCCGTCGCACAGGTGGATGGTGTCCAGGAAGCGCTCGACCACATCGCCGCGCACGGTTCCAGCCACACGGAAGCCATCCTCTGCCGCGACCAGGCGGCGGCCGAACAGTTCGTGCTCGGGTGCGACTCCAGCTCGGTGATGGTCAACACCTCCACCCGCTTCGCCGATGGCGGCGAATACGGTCTGGGCGCGGAAATCGGGATTTCCACGGATAAATTGCACGCGCGCGGCCCCATGGGCGCCGCGGACCTTTGCACCTACAAATGGATCGTGCGCGGGACCGGGCAGGTGCGCGGATGA
- a CDS encoding YgiQ family radical SAM protein, whose translation MFLPATREEMNQLGWSELDVILVTGDTYIDSPYHGAAVVGKVLAKAGWRVGIVSQPRTDTVEDISRLGEPRLFWGISAGCVDSMVANYTSSGKRRHQDDFTAGGENTRRPDRASIAYTGLVRRAFKGTRPIVLGGIEASLRRVAHYDWWDDKIRRSLLFDAKADLLVYGMGEWTSLEIARRLDQGETLLDLRGTCHLAKEKPEDAEEIVSFDEVQTDRERYVEMFRQFYRHSDPVSGKRIAQRHGERWLVQNAPVHNLSTQEMDQFSDLQWELETHPSEAHLGPVKAWETVRFSVMTHRGCYGECNFCAIAVHQGRTIQSRSEESVVREVARMREHPKFKGILSDAGGPTANMYGYECGKKLAKGACEHKRCVCPQTCKTLPVTHEPHLKLLRKLRALPGIRKVFVASGIRTDLLMDDARHGQAYLEEIAAHHVSGQLKVAPEHFDERILGLMGKPGLNSILDFKERFEKASAKAGKKQFLTYYVIAAHPGCSREDMAAMGNFARGKFGLTPEQVQIFTPTPGTWSTVMYATGIDPFTGAKVFVERDTLRRRAQKDAVALPYASRSTNPPMGAPRRPAR comes from the coding sequence ATGTTCCTTCCGGCCACACGGGAAGAGATGAACCAGTTGGGTTGGTCGGAATTGGATGTGATCCTGGTGACCGGCGACACCTACATCGACAGCCCCTACCACGGGGCGGCGGTGGTCGGAAAGGTGCTCGCCAAGGCGGGGTGGCGCGTGGGCATCGTTTCCCAGCCGCGGACGGACACGGTGGAAGACATTTCCCGTCTCGGAGAGCCCCGGCTGTTCTGGGGGATTTCCGCCGGCTGCGTGGATTCGATGGTGGCCAACTACACCAGCTCCGGGAAGCGTCGCCACCAGGACGATTTCACCGCGGGCGGCGAAAACACCCGCCGGCCCGATCGTGCCAGCATCGCCTACACGGGCCTCGTGCGCCGCGCGTTCAAGGGCACCCGGCCGATCGTGCTGGGGGGCATCGAGGCATCGCTTCGCCGTGTGGCCCACTACGACTGGTGGGATGACAAAATCCGGCGCAGTCTGCTGTTCGACGCCAAGGCCGACCTTCTGGTGTACGGCATGGGGGAGTGGACCTCCCTGGAGATCGCGCGCCGCCTGGACCAGGGCGAAACCCTCCTGGATCTGCGCGGCACCTGCCACCTGGCCAAGGAGAAGCCGGAAGACGCGGAAGAAATCGTGTCGTTCGACGAGGTCCAGACCGACCGCGAGCGGTACGTGGAGATGTTCCGCCAGTTCTACCGCCATTCCGATCCCGTTTCGGGCAAGCGCATCGCGCAGCGCCACGGCGAGCGATGGCTGGTGCAGAATGCACCTGTACATAATCTGTCCACCCAGGAAATGGACCAGTTCTCGGACCTGCAGTGGGAGTTGGAGACCCATCCCTCCGAAGCCCACCTGGGGCCGGTCAAGGCGTGGGAGACCGTGCGGTTTTCCGTGATGACCCATCGCGGCTGCTACGGCGAGTGCAACTTCTGCGCGATCGCCGTGCACCAGGGACGCACGATCCAGAGCCGATCGGAGGAAAGCGTGGTGCGCGAGGTGGCCCGCATGCGCGAACACCCCAAGTTCAAGGGAATCCTGTCCGACGCGGGCGGACCCACGGCCAACATGTACGGCTACGAGTGCGGGAAGAAACTCGCCAAGGGCGCCTGCGAGCACAAGCGTTGCGTGTGTCCCCAAACCTGCAAGACCCTGCCCGTCACCCACGAGCCGCATCTCAAGCTGCTGCGCAAGCTGCGCGCCTTGCCGGGAATCCGCAAGGTCTTCGTGGCCTCGGGGATCCGCACAGATCTTCTGATGGACGACGCGCGCCACGGGCAAGCGTACCTGGAGGAGATCGCCGCCCACCACGTGTCGGGGCAGCTCAAGGTGGCGCCCGAACACTTCGACGAGCGGATCCTGGGCCTGATGGGAAAGCCGGGGTTGAACAGCATCCTCGACTTCAAGGAGCGCTTCGAGAAGGCCTCGGCCAAGGCAGGGAAGAAGCAATTTCTGACCTACTACGTGATCGCGGCCCATCCAGGGTGCAGCCGCGAGGACATGGCGGCCATGGGGAACTTCGCGCGCGGGAAGTTCGGTCTCACTCCCGAGCAGGTCCAGATCTTCACGCCTACCCCGGGTACCTGGAGCACGGTCATGTACGCCACCGGCATCGACCCCTTCACGGGCGCCAAAGTGTTCGTGGAACGCGACACGCTGCGCCGCCGCGCTCAAAAAGACGCGGTGGCCCTGCCGTACGCGTCTCGATCGACGAATCCTCCGATGGGAGCGCCGCGCCGACCTGCGCGCTGA
- the tilS gene encoding tRNA lysidine(34) synthetase TilS, translating into MEGHHRPSLAGLTETVLPALAQIPARWRQRPLALCLSGGTDSSALAILFAQEALRERFPAGCEALHVRHRLRGAQSQGDADSVHELCGRLGLPLRILDAPVSKGPGLEARARTERYRVLREAAPLSILATAHHLDDQAETVILRLLRGAHARGLAGIRPWREDGIWRPLLPSRRTDLERICLDAGWTARTDESNADRSFQRNAVRLDLLPAWESESPGVTQALAELADAADRLSPFLERSLERLAADCRLKLDDRGFSLRLDSTPSPESNPELLVLLERTWSRLGRRPWASQQLTRLLADAAQAGIGRRQGGQGELAIWGGGHLRVERAT; encoded by the coding sequence ATGGAAGGTCATCACCGACCCTCCCTCGCAGGACTGACGGAAACCGTCCTACCCGCGCTGGCGCAGATCCCGGCCCGTTGGCGCCAGCGCCCGCTGGCCTTGTGTCTTTCCGGCGGAACCGATTCCAGCGCCCTGGCCATTTTGTTCGCGCAAGAGGCCCTGCGGGAGCGCTTCCCGGCGGGATGCGAGGCCTTGCATGTGCGCCACCGGTTGAGAGGCGCCCAATCGCAGGGCGATGCCGATTCCGTCCATGAGCTTTGCGGAAGGCTCGGTCTTCCCTTGCGAATCCTCGACGCCCCGGTCTCCAAGGGCCCCGGACTGGAGGCCCGTGCCCGGACGGAACGGTACCGCGTTCTGCGCGAGGCGGCGCCACTCTCCATCCTTGCCACGGCCCACCACCTCGACGACCAAGCGGAGACGGTCATCCTTCGCCTTCTGCGCGGCGCCCACGCCCGTGGTCTCGCGGGAATCCGACCATGGCGCGAAGATGGCATCTGGCGACCATTACTCCCTTCGCGCAGGACCGATCTGGAGCGGATCTGCCTCGATGCCGGATGGACGGCCCGAACGGACGAATCCAATGCAGACAGATCGTTTCAACGCAACGCCGTGCGCCTGGATCTTCTGCCTGCCTGGGAAAGCGAGTCCCCCGGTGTCACCCAAGCGCTGGCCGAGCTCGCCGACGCCGCGGATCGGCTTTCGCCGTTCCTCGAACGCTCCCTCGAACGCCTTGCCGCCGATTGCCGCCTGAAGCTCGACGACCGCGGATTTTCGCTTCGACTCGACTCGACGCCATCTCCGGAATCGAATCCGGAACTCCTCGTTCTGCTGGAGCGGACGTGGAGCCGACTCGGCAGGCGACCGTGGGCGAGCCAACAACTCACGCGACTGCTGGCCGATGCCGCCCAGGCCGGGATCGGTCGCCGTCAGGGTGGCCAAGGCGAGCTGGCCATCTGGGGTGGCGGACACCTGCGGGTGGAACGCGCCACTTAG
- the hisI gene encoding phosphoribosyl-AMP cyclohydrolase, whose translation MKPLILSADQAKAASQSVKFDQNGMALAIACDHASGEILMVAWMNQQTLEQTLATGRMTYWSRSRQEIWVKGLTSGHIQDVVGVELDCDGDALRFRVVQHGNAACHTGRRSCFYRTLVDGKWKVITDPPSQD comes from the coding sequence ATGAAGCCGCTGATCCTTTCGGCAGACCAGGCCAAGGCGGCCAGCCAGTCGGTGAAGTTCGACCAAAACGGCATGGCCCTGGCGATCGCCTGCGACCACGCCTCAGGAGAGATCCTGATGGTCGCCTGGATGAACCAGCAAACCCTGGAGCAGACCCTGGCCACCGGCCGCATGACCTACTGGTCCCGCTCGCGCCAGGAAATCTGGGTCAAGGGACTCACGTCCGGGCACATACAGGACGTGGTGGGCGTGGAGCTGGACTGCGACGGCGATGCGTTGCGGTTTCGGGTGGTCCAGCACGGCAACGCCGCCTGCCACACCGGAAGGCGCAGCTGTTTCTACCGCACCCTGGTCGATGGAAAATGGAAGGTCATCACCGACCCTCCCTCGCAGGACTGA
- a CDS encoding HAMP domain-containing histidine kinase has translation MGKKEDKRLPRLRHMVRSRTWVTIGGSGLATLLLVVAVYFQQRAVLIESHLLAQDRLLQEVEGTFRQLMGRQLRTGQVMAHVVRNSGEGSAQRQRAWSLLATDSAFGHLALVGKAKARLLWGRGDHQPWLGRQFFPDGSTMKVSDLEAPPAGRDSSWDAGLSVRVPDVESGADLELAATGSSLARTVEPFLVNRGVSLAVVNGDGTWFPMYDRDSGVREPRLFRELSKGVFNTLQGDPRGILWRGQQPDDPVPPGTLVHARTIGVWGGVRWILVLHVPRREITAPLIAQFGRTGALLSILGAMWLGLTWMMVRRDFRLARLEADLEYLRELRRKDEQLLQAEKLATVGVLVSGLAHEIGTPLGVVAMRLQLMRRRTAQDGEDRKTLDVALGQLDRVTGLIRQLLDFARSKPAPEQAVDLASIARTVADLVEPLAKKRMARFSLECPPDLKNVSGTPDGIQQIILNLVMNALQAIDDGGQVVVRIVSDEAWATLVVEDDGPGIPEDRRAAIFDPFYTTKRQGEGSGLGLTVVLGLVRRMGAEMAVNQSELGGARFAIRFRLLAEVPSPEGGDVPVDEA, from the coding sequence ATGGGAAAGAAGGAAGACAAACGACTGCCTCGGCTTCGGCACATGGTCCGCAGCCGAACCTGGGTCACCATCGGCGGCTCGGGCCTTGCCACGCTCCTTTTGGTGGTCGCCGTGTACTTCCAGCAGCGAGCGGTGCTGATCGAATCCCACTTGTTGGCACAGGATCGCCTCCTGCAGGAGGTCGAGGGAACATTTCGCCAGCTGATGGGACGCCAGCTCCGCACTGGCCAGGTGATGGCGCACGTGGTGCGCAATTCCGGCGAAGGCAGCGCCCAGCGCCAGCGCGCGTGGTCCCTTCTCGCCACGGATTCCGCCTTCGGCCACCTGGCCTTGGTGGGGAAGGCCAAAGCACGTCTGTTGTGGGGGCGAGGAGACCACCAGCCTTGGTTGGGGCGGCAGTTTTTCCCGGACGGAAGCACCATGAAGGTTTCGGACCTGGAAGCGCCGCCAGCCGGCCGTGATTCCAGCTGGGATGCGGGGCTATCGGTGCGCGTCCCGGACGTGGAATCCGGGGCGGACCTCGAGCTTGCGGCCACCGGCTCCTCGCTGGCGCGCACGGTGGAGCCGTTTCTTGTCAATCGGGGGGTGTCGCTTGCGGTGGTCAACGGCGATGGAACCTGGTTTCCCATGTACGATCGCGATTCCGGGGTCCGCGAACCGCGGTTGTTCCGCGAGCTGTCCAAGGGGGTGTTCAACACGCTCCAGGGCGATCCACGAGGGATCCTCTGGCGGGGGCAGCAGCCGGACGACCCTGTCCCGCCAGGAACCCTGGTCCATGCCCGCACGATCGGCGTCTGGGGGGGGGTGAGATGGATCCTGGTCCTCCACGTCCCGCGTCGCGAGATCACCGCGCCCCTCATCGCCCAATTCGGGCGCACCGGGGCCTTGCTTTCGATCCTGGGAGCGATGTGGCTGGGATTGACCTGGATGATGGTTCGGCGCGACTTCCGGCTGGCGCGGTTGGAAGCAGACCTCGAATACTTGCGCGAACTTCGCCGCAAGGACGAACAGCTCCTGCAGGCGGAAAAACTGGCCACCGTGGGGGTGCTTGTCTCCGGCCTCGCCCACGAGATCGGCACTCCGCTGGGAGTCGTGGCGATGCGGTTGCAGCTCATGCGGCGGCGGACGGCACAAGACGGCGAGGATCGCAAGACTCTGGATGTGGCGCTTGGTCAACTGGATCGCGTGACAGGCCTGATCCGCCAGCTCCTGGATTTCGCGCGCTCCAAGCCCGCTCCGGAGCAGGCGGTGGATCTGGCCTCGATCGCCCGCACCGTGGCGGATCTGGTCGAGCCGTTGGCGAAAAAACGCATGGCGAGGTTTTCCCTCGAGTGTCCTCCAGATCTGAAAAACGTCTCCGGCACCCCCGATGGGATCCAGCAGATCATCCTGAACCTGGTGATGAACGCCCTGCAGGCGATCGACGACGGGGGCCAGGTCGTGGTGCGCATCGTCTCGGACGAAGCATGGGCGACGTTGGTGGTCGAGGACGACGGGCCAGGAATCCCCGAGGACCGGCGTGCGGCCATCTTCGATCCGTTCTACACCACCAAAAGGCAGGGCGAAGGGTCCGGGCTGGGGCTGACGGTGGTCTTGGGGCTGGTGCGCCGGATGGGTGCCGAGATGGCCGTGAACCAAAGCGAGCTGGGCGGTGCGCGTTTCGCCATCCGGTTTCGCCTGCTCGCCGAAGTTCCTTCGCCCGAAGGGGGCGATGTGCCGGTCGACGAAGCCTAA
- a CDS encoding TIGR00730 family Rossman fold protein, whose translation MQEPRETHPPKAYENLDFLHSPQAREIRILAEFTEPRVRFRTAGVQGTIVFFGSARTPPLAEATENVRRLEALGPSKELKKAQALLKVAPYYDMARELSRRLSTWSTEGKHGLVMCSGGGPGIMGATNQGAYDAGTPSVGLNISLPFEQHPNPWITPELSLQFHYFFLRKYWFVHTARAIVVFPGGFGTMDEMFEVLTLTQTRKLDKPRPVVVFGKEFWNRVLNLDAFVETGMIDEDDLKLWHWSDSVDDAFSYLTGELESLHLRRPKVGYDDGDGSTPPSV comes from the coding sequence ATGCAAGAACCCAGAGAAACCCATCCCCCCAAGGCCTACGAGAACCTGGATTTCCTCCACAGCCCGCAGGCCAGGGAAATCCGCATCCTCGCCGAATTCACCGAACCCCGCGTCCGGTTTCGCACCGCTGGCGTCCAGGGAACCATCGTGTTCTTCGGTTCCGCCCGCACTCCCCCTTTGGCGGAAGCCACGGAAAACGTGCGGCGCCTGGAAGCCTTGGGGCCCAGCAAAGAGCTCAAGAAGGCCCAGGCCCTTCTGAAGGTTGCGCCCTATTACGACATGGCGCGCGAATTGTCCCGGCGCCTTTCCACGTGGTCCACCGAGGGCAAGCACGGCTTGGTCATGTGCTCGGGCGGCGGCCCTGGCATCATGGGGGCCACCAACCAAGGCGCCTACGATGCGGGCACTCCCAGTGTCGGGCTGAACATTTCCCTACCCTTCGAGCAGCACCCCAATCCGTGGATCACCCCGGAACTTTCGCTGCAATTCCACTACTTCTTCTTGCGCAAATACTGGTTTGTCCACACGGCGCGGGCGATCGTGGTCTTCCCGGGCGGATTCGGGACCATGGACGAGATGTTCGAAGTCCTGACCCTCACCCAGACCCGCAAGCTGGACAAACCCAGACCGGTCGTGGTGTTCGGGAAGGAATTCTGGAATCGCGTCCTGAACCTGGACGCGTTCGTGGAAACCGGAATGATCGACGAGGACGACCTCAAACTGTGGCACTGGTCGGATTCCGTCGACGACGCGTTCTCCTACCTGACCGGCGAACTCGAAAGCCTCCATCTTCGGCGCCCCAAGGTGGGCTACGACGACGGCGACGGATCCACTCCTCCCAGCGTCTGA
- a CDS encoding polysaccharide deacetylase family protein: protein MPTKPAHLTIDDSASSQMEERVLELARRGIQAVWFCRGDHLAARPAAAIQALHAGQILGNHSWDHPKFSTLTLDQAREQIDRTDALLDSIHRKAGVERKIKLFRFPYEDRIGNADHHGALQEFLRSRGFVLPSIEGVEHQGFLQHVADNDVSLFWTYDTEDWTLPSPDSPDAGRKLSSVLERMERDDPQTGCGLARAGREIVIMHDHDHTAGLWQVVLQGLLSRGLQFVPLV from the coding sequence GTGCCCACCAAGCCTGCCCATCTCACGATCGACGATTCCGCTTCCAGCCAGATGGAGGAGCGGGTGCTGGAGCTCGCGCGCAGAGGAATCCAAGCCGTGTGGTTCTGCCGCGGCGATCATTTGGCCGCACGGCCCGCCGCCGCCATCCAGGCATTGCATGCGGGGCAGATCCTGGGGAACCATTCGTGGGACCACCCCAAATTCTCCACGCTGACCTTGGACCAGGCGCGCGAGCAGATCGATCGAACCGATGCCCTGCTCGATTCCATCCACCGCAAGGCTGGAGTGGAGCGCAAGATCAAACTGTTTCGTTTCCCCTACGAGGACCGGATCGGAAATGCCGACCACCACGGCGCGTTGCAGGAATTTTTGCGTTCGCGAGGATTCGTCCTGCCTTCCATCGAAGGCGTGGAGCACCAAGGCTTCCTGCAGCATGTGGCCGACAACGACGTGAGCCTTTTCTGGACCTACGATACGGAGGATTGGACTCTTCCTTCGCCGGACTCCCCCGATGCGGGTCGGAAATTGTCATCGGTTTTGGAGCGCATGGAACGGGACGATCCCCAGACGGGATGCGGATTGGCCAGAGCCGGCCGCGAGATCGTGATCATGCACGACCACGACCACACGGCGGGGCTTTGGCAGGTGGTGCTGCAAGGCCTCCTGAGCAGAGGCTTGCAGTTCGTGCCATTGGTCTGA